TTCTTCCACGGCGCCATAGAGATCGAGCAAGGCTTCGCACAGAACATCCACCGGCAGCAGATCCGCCAAGTGCGCGCCTTCGCCAAGGGTGGTCAGTTCATCCAATAGCGCGCTGAGTTCCTGGCGTTCGCCGGGATGCTGCTGCCAGCGCTGCAAAAGGTTTTCCGCATCGAGCAGGATGTCCATGCCCTGGGCAAGGAAGTTATTGAGCAGTTGCGGATCGCGCTTGACGCGCAGGCCGCTGCTCGGCGTATTGAGGATCGATTCCAGTCGCTCGGCGAGCAACTCGCCCGTGCGTTTGATCAGCGACTGCGCGCCGACGATCGGCGCCAGCGGATCGTGCTTGAGTTGGCGCAAACCAACGCGGAACAGGCCCTCGGCTTCGAGCAGCAATTCCACTTCATCGAGATCCAGCGGCAATTGGTGGGCCTTGAACTCGCGGGCCAATTGATCGAGCGATGCGGCCAGCTCGGCAATCGGCAACACACCGGCCATCGACGCGCTGCCCTTGAGGGTGTGCAAGGCGCGCTGCAACTCATCGCTGGCCGGCAGCGGCACATGCTCGGCGGCTTGATCGAGGAAGCGGTTGAGGCTGGCGAGATGGGTTTCGGCTTCGTTGCGGAAGATTTCCAGCAACAGCGGATCAAGCGCCGCGACATCTTCCACATCTTCGGCCGCCAATGGTTGGTCGCCCTTGGCCAAGGCGTGGGCGCGAGCGGCGAGTTGATCGACATCGCTGCGCTGACGCTGGCTGTTGGTGGCGAATTCGCTGACCAGTTCCGGCAGCAGCAACACCGTGTCGGTGAGTAGTTGCGGCACCACGGAGCCGGGTTCGACGCTTTGTTCCAGCACGCGATTGAGCAGGTTCTCCACCGCCCAGGCCAGTTCACCGAGGATCAGCGCGCGCACCATGCGCCCGCTGCCCTTCAAGGTGTGGAAGGCACGGCGCAGTTCGGTCAGTGCGCCGCGATCCTGTGGATTGGCCGTCCAGCGCGGCAGGTATTCGTGGAGAACCTCAAGTACCTCATCGGTCTCTTCGAGGAACACTTCGCGCAGTTCATCGTCCACCGGCTCTTCATCGGGCGGCGGCGGCACCAGGCTGCCGGGCGTGACCACCGCGGGCGGGTTGATCGCCGAGACCGGGCTGGCCAACACATCGGCCAGCGACTGGACGATTTGCGGGTCGTCGAGCGCCTGCAGGTCTTGCATCACCCGCGCTTCGTTGGGGCTGAGCACGTCGTCAAGCACCGGCACATGTGGCTCGCCGGGCTGTTCGCTGGGAAAGAAGCCAAGACTGGCGAGGCTCTTCTGCGCAACGTCCAGCAGTTGTTCGCTGGGCGCCTGCGGATCATCGCTCAAGCGTTCAAGGTAATACTCAAGACTGGTGATCACGTCGGCGAGGTTGTCCAGTTGCTGCCAGCCCGGTTCGTGCGGGTCGAGCAGCAAGTGTTCGCGGATGAACCCGTTGCAGGCCTCGACCAGATTCGCCGCACGACTCAGCGCAATCATCGCCAGCGCACCGCGTACCTGAGTCAGCAGCGCCGGCAACGGTTGCAGTAGCTGGCGATCCCAATCGGCGTCGATGTAGTCGACGATCATGTCCTTGGCCTGTTGCAGGCAGATGCGCGCTTCCTTGATGACGATCTGGTGGATCTGCGTCAGGTCGGTGGTCGGCAGGCGCGAGTCTTCGGGGCTTTCTGGCTCGACGGTGCCGACCATCCCCGCGAGTGTCGCTTCGACGTAGAGCAAGGCGCCGGCGACGTCCATCAGGATCGCGTCGTTGGGTTCGCGCTGGCCTTGGGCGATGCTCAGAACCACCGCCAGTTGATCGATGATGACCTTGCGAGGCTGGCCGAAACCGAGCACCGCGAGGGTGTCGGCGATCTGCCGCAACGGCGCCAGCAGGCTTTCCAGGTCCGACGTATGTTGGCGGTCGCTGCGCACGAACAGGTCGAGGCGTTCCTTGACCCGCACCAGCTCTTCGCACAATGCCGCCAGCACCGAGCGCATCGCATCGCGGTCGGGGCCGGCCAGGCGCGCGCGTTCTTCGTCGACCATCGCGCTGTCGGGTAAGGCGTCGTCCAGGGAGTAGCGATCTTTCATGGTCAGCATCTGCCTGGTGGGATGTTCGGCTTTGGCAATATAGAACAACAGGCTTTTCAGAAGCTCCGGCGGGGGCGGCTGATTGAGGCCGGCCATGCCTTGTTCGAGCAAGCGTTTGAGTTCCTTGTCGGCATCCTTGAGCAGGCTGCGCAAGGCCGGGCTGTTGGCGATCACGCCTTCGCGCATGCCTTCGACCAAGGCGGATGCGACCTGCCACAACGGACTTAACGGGGCGTCACCGCTCAGCGCTTCGAGGCGGGTGAAGACTTTCGCCAGATAAGCCAGGTGCGTCTGGTCATCCTGCTCACGCAGCAAACCGACCAGCGCCATTTGCAGCATCTGGCGCAACTTGCGCAGCACATTCGGCAGCTCTGCCGGCTCCAGTAGCGCCAGCGTTTCCTCGCCAAGCGGCGGCAGTTCGGGCAGCTGTGGGCTGAACAGACTGGTTTCCGACAGCAGGCTTTCGCCGCGAGCACTGCGCAAATCGTTGAGCAGCGGCAGCACCACCAGTGGCAAATCACGGCGGGCGCTCTGCACGCGATCGAGGTAAATCGGCAACTGTCCAAGGGCTTGCAGCAGCAAGTGCAGGGCTTCGTCGCGATGGCTGACGCGACCCTGCTGCAAGGCTTCGACCAGATGTTCCATCTCTTCGGCCAGTAATGCCGCACCGTAGAACTCGACCATCTGCAGGCTGCCGTGAACCTGATGGATATACGCCAGGCACTGGTCCAGCCCGCCGGATGTGTGCGGATCATCGAGCACGGCTTCAATCGCCTGATGCGCCAGTTTCAGCGTTTCGGCAATTTCGCCTTTGACCCACTCGAGGGCCACGTAGTCGTGGCGATCACCCATAACCGCTCCAATCACACTTTATCCGTCGCCGACGCGGACGCCGCCGGCAAGGTGAAACCTGACACCGAACGACGCAACTGACTGGCCATTTTCGTCAGGTTGCCGATGCTCTCGGCGGTGGCCGTGGAGCCCGACGACGTTTGCGTGGTGATCTGCTGGATCACGTTCATCGTCAGCGAGATCTGCCCGGCCGACGTCGTCTGCTGCTGCGCCGCGTTGGAGATGCTCTGAATCAGCGCCGCAAGGGTCTTCGATACACCTTCGATTTCTTCCAGGGCCACTCCGGCATCCTGCGCCAGCCGCGCGCCGCGCACCACTTCGGTGGTGGTCTGCTCCATGGAGATCACCGCTTCGTTGGTGTCGGTCTGGATCGCCCGCACCAGCGTTTCGATCTGCCGGGTGGCGGCGGACGAGCGCTCGGCCAGCCGTTGTACTTCGTCGGCGACCACGGCAAAACCGCGCCCGGCATCGCCGGCCATCGACGCCTGAATCGCGGCGTTGAGGGCGAGGATGTTGGTCTGGTCGGCAATGTCGTCGATCAGGCTGACGATATCGCCGATTTCCTGAGACGACTCGCCGAGACGCTTGATGCGTTTGGCAGTGTCTTGAATCTGTTCGCGAATGTTGT
The sequence above is drawn from the Pseudomonas sp. FP2196 genome and encodes:
- a CDS encoding Hpt domain-containing protein — its product is MGDRHDYVALEWVKGEIAETLKLAHQAIEAVLDDPHTSGGLDQCLAYIHQVHGSLQMVEFYGAALLAEEMEHLVEALQQGRVSHRDEALHLLLQALGQLPIYLDRVQSARRDLPLVVLPLLNDLRSARGESLLSETSLFSPQLPELPPLGEETLALLEPAELPNVLRKLRQMLQMALVGLLREQDDQTHLAYLAKVFTRLEALSGDAPLSPLWQVASALVEGMREGVIANSPALRSLLKDADKELKRLLEQGMAGLNQPPPPELLKSLLFYIAKAEHPTRQMLTMKDRYSLDDALPDSAMVDEERARLAGPDRDAMRSVLAALCEELVRVKERLDLFVRSDRQHTSDLESLLAPLRQIADTLAVLGFGQPRKVIIDQLAVVLSIAQGQREPNDAILMDVAGALLYVEATLAGMVGTVEPESPEDSRLPTTDLTQIHQIVIKEARICLQQAKDMIVDYIDADWDRQLLQPLPALLTQVRGALAMIALSRAANLVEACNGFIREHLLLDPHEPGWQQLDNLADVITSLEYYLERLSDDPQAPSEQLLDVAQKSLASLGFFPSEQPGEPHVPVLDDVLSPNEARVMQDLQALDDPQIVQSLADVLASPVSAINPPAVVTPGSLVPPPPDEEPVDDELREVFLEETDEVLEVLHEYLPRWTANPQDRGALTELRRAFHTLKGSGRMVRALILGELAWAVENLLNRVLEQSVEPGSVVPQLLTDTVLLLPELVSEFATNSQRQRSDVDQLAARAHALAKGDQPLAAEDVEDVAALDPLLLEIFRNEAETHLASLNRFLDQAAEHVPLPASDELQRALHTLKGSASMAGVLPIAELAASLDQLAREFKAHQLPLDLDEVELLLEAEGLFRVGLRQLKHDPLAPIVGAQSLIKRTGELLAERLESILNTPSSGLRVKRDPQLLNNFLAQGMDILLDAENLLQRWQQHPGERQELSALLDELTTLGEGAHLADLLPVDVLCEALLDLYGAVEESSLAVSDRFFQEAQHAHEALINMLDELAAGQEVTPQPARIRALHDLLDESLDPSSMGLIRSDGSRTLSIRELGAATAELSQKAVTSEPDDEIVEIFLEEAVDILDSAGQALQRWLSDANNVAPLSSLQRDLHTLKGGARMAEVEAIGDLAQELESLYEGLADRRYSYSEALGCLLHKSHDRLALLLEQLQNHQPLNPAHELIEAIRQFRQGASGSTETAQPPVDHEGVGHDPELLEIFLEEGFDIIENSGAALLRWQAEPGNRQEVETLLRDLHTLKGGARMVEIGPIGDLAHELEYLYESLSAGSLQASGELFALVQRGHDRLAQMLDGVRAGQPCPPADRLINAIQNFSHPVTPEAPPLLPLPVKTETAPAAAEAGADMVKVSAELLDELVNLAGETSIFRGRIEQQVNDAQVALNEMETTIERMRDQLRRLDTETQGRILSRQQVDGERLGYEEFDPLEMDRHSQLQQLSRALFESASDLLDLKETLDRRNHDAENLLQQQGRINTELQEGLMRSRMVPFERMLPRLKRIVRQVAEELNKDVAFVIGNAEGEMDRNVLERMAAPLEHMLRNAVDHGLEAAEVRLAAGKPAQGTITLDLSREGGDIVFDIRDDGAGVPLEAVRNKAIKRGLLAPDAEISDRDVLQFILQPGFSTAEKITQISGRGVGMDVVHEEVRQLGGSMSIDSVPGQGVHFRIRLPFTVSVNRALMVQCGEDQYAIPLNTIDGIVRVLPNDLDGHFRLDPPSYQYGGQRYELCYLGELLKTSSRPKLLGQSLPLPVLLVQYNDRRIAVQVDTMAGTREIVVKSLGAQFAAVQGVSGATILGDGRVVLILDLLAPIRAMQARVAQHPIQPDIDSEPQKPLLVMVVDDSVTVRKVTSRLLERHGMNVLTAKDGVDAMLLLEEHMPDLMLLDIEMPRMDGFEVATQVRNDERLQHLPIIMITSRTGQKHRDRAMAIGVNDYLGKPYQESVLLESIALWSKKHA